The Punica granatum isolate Tunisia-2019 chromosome 4, ASM765513v2, whole genome shotgun sequence sequence ATCTTTGGggacttttattattattattattattattattaaaaaggtAGAAAGTGAAGTTTGTTGATTCTACATATTGAGTTATGGGAGAAGACCTGATCAATTTGTCCAAATACATGGGCCAAAAATAAGATAATCTTTATTTTATGCTCAcccaaagaaattaaaaaagaaatgcgtgagcgtgttttttttttttaatataatggGTGACTGAGactaatttatatttgaaattcatCTTCGTAGTTACGAACTGCAATGGGTAGAAATAGGAATTTCGACCTAGCCTACGAATACCAATTACCCTGGCCTGACCTATTTGGAGGAGGTTGAACCTTATCTATACTACGGTCAAGTCAAGTCTGGATCTCGTGTAAAATCAGCCTTCTATGCCCGtatattatgtataatataactaTATACATTATACTTACATAATAACCtgtatttataaaattacttCTAGTATTATTTTACCTCTTAAATtgtctattatatatttataatagtctaaatatatataactagtACCTCACCCGCATTTTGGTATGTgtgtttttcaaaaatatttgttATGCAAATCTGGGTGGGCCGGGAAGGACCCGCCCTGCAGAGGGTAGGTCACAGGTCAGGGCGGGTCTGCAAGCCCAGGGCTCACGTCAGGCCCTGGATATCTAAATACATGCCTTAACCTGTTCCATTGTCATTTCCACTAGTAAGTCTTCAGTTCCTATATTGCAGGTAAAGTTTGTTTATTGAGAGCtcaataaaatattcatttcTAAAACTATAatgtttcaaattcaattttcgCCAATAGATTTTTATatgcttattttatttttcattctctTGTTACTTGTTAGATTCTTAAACCtgtcttttataatttttaaaagaaaaactatttTATAAAGGTATGGAGGAGAATCCAAGATTCTGATATATCCACTGATATGATATTGCAAAAGGCAAAGTGCAAAAAGTCGAGAGCTTAACTGAATTAACGCGTGCATGTATTTGCCTTGTGCACGTATGCGTCTACTTGGTGTGTTTAACAAGTGAGAACTCGGACACGGGCCGAGGGAAATATTTTCGACCTAGCAAGGCGAGCAGCAGAACCGTATGTCAGATGTAATTAACCATGGGCCTTAGGCTTTACCGCGTCCTTTCATATGCTTTTCCCGGGTAACTCTGCACGCGGTCGAAATTTTGTGGTAAACTCCCACATGCATTGTCCagaaaaaacatatataacaGTGCCAGTTGCCGAATTATTTCAATCTATGGCCATGTTCTCACCGATGAAGGAAGTTAAACTGGTCTTGCTTAAGCAAAGAAATATACCAAAAAGTGGCTGCAGAAGCAACATATACAGAGACGGGTTCAATATTGTGCATGTATTGTCTGCAGCAtataagttcaaatttttgcCATCCATAAAACTTATTAATTGATATagtcaaattaaattatttattcctTGGCAGTTGGAATCGGAAGATCAGTGACgcaatccatatatatataaatataaaaattcttcCACTTTTCCATTcgaatttaactttaatttatcCTGTCGTGCCAGCCTCAAACTAATTCTAAGATGCTGTGAACAAACAAATACATGaactaaataatatttacGGTTGTTTAAGAGACTAAGATCAAAGTACACTCCGTCCGATACATAAATTGTTAATTTGAAATGTAAGCGCTATTTGAAAGTCGAGATGTCTATATCAATCTATACGGAGAATTTGGTCACAGAGATTCCGTAATATGATAAAGGAATCGGTTCAAAATGGCCgtcaaatatttaaaattgattaTGTCTAATGTGATCGTGTGCATCAATGTCTTTTCTTGGATTACTAGTAAGATCTCCCCTTCCATTGCCTCAGTCTTATGAGTTGTTCCCTGAACAACTCTTTGTGTGTATTCATGTCCACGTGACATTGCCCTCACCAAAATTTATTCGATTTTTAACATAAGATATCTGTAATATTGGCGTTAAGCCGGATGTCTGTCGAATGATTAAGATAGATACACTGACATATGCAGAAGAAAATACGTGGATAATAAACAGAATGACGGctcaaatttaataatttttattttactgaCAGTTTGGATATCAATAAATAAACGAACAATTCAAAGGGCCAGAGGCCAAGTTGTCCAACAGCTATACATACAGTTGTGGGGAAGTTTCCACAGTTACCATATTTTTATGGCTCTTCTCTGGATTAAATTTCATCTAACGAAGCTACATTTTTGTCCATTAGGAGCTCAACTGCAAAACTTGATAGGCCTACAGTCGAGCCGGCCGGTCTGACTCTGCCTATAACAACTAGTCAATCGCAATGGTTGTGAAGAGCGAGGCTGTTTTCTTTGATATAAGGGAAAAATACAGTTTTGGTCCTTTACTTTTGGatgattttctattttcatcctttAACTTCAAAAACTTTTTCTGTTTTGTTCATTCCATTACTGACACCGTTAAACTGTGCTGAGTTGGAACCACATCAGCTGTACCCATTCCACGTCATCAAGTTTAGCCCCTCATTGACCTAGACCCACCTTATCAACTCTATGGTAGTGAACTTGCAAGGACGGCCAATGCGGCTGATGTAGATAGACTAGCAAAGCACAAGATGTAGGTTGGCGAGGCAACGGACTGCCTCTGAATCAAGGTGGATCCCCACCACGAAGGTTGAGGAGTCTTGAGGGTAGCGGTGGTTTGAAGAGAGTAGTCAAAAGAAGGCGGTCTGCGATGGAAAGTTCTATGCGGAGTAGTCTTGGTAGGCTGTGGGAGCTTGAGGGACGAAGACTCCACGATTAGAGGTTGAATAGGCACATGTCCATGGTGGGTGTTGAAGGAAGAGATAACCTACGTTGCTGTCTAAGTCAGTCAACAAAAATCGAGTCTTTTGAGAGTGTAATTAGGGAGAgactagagagagaaacaaaGAGTGAGAACAAAGAGAGAGCACAAAACATTTCTAGCAAGCAATTTATCAATGATGAAGGTTGGCTCCCTGAGAAACAATACAAAAATCTTGAATGTAAATTTTCATGGTAGGTAacggaagaagaaaaagaagaagatgacttATGTTAGTATCTTTTTGGGTTGGAGTTGCAGAACGGAAGAAGTCAAATTCCAACCTCTTGAGAGGCACTCAATCAATTTTTCATCTAGGGATTTATTgacttatctttttttttttctttttttttttaatgttgaTGATGTGGAATGGGTGGTGCTGATACGGCTCCATTTCAACATAATTTAAGGTGTTAGTAACGGAAGGcgcaaaatagaaaaattactgaaggtaaatgatgaaaatagaaacaaaaatgaaagagGACTAAAACAGAAAAGTACCCAAAGTAGAGGACCAAAACTATATTTTTCTCTTGATATAACAAGGGCATGTCTACATATGGTATTTTGACCCTCGGCTTCTTTAGTCATACGGTTCCAAAATTCAGTTCATATTCCAACCGACCTGCAACGGGTAATGAACGTTTCAAGTATTCGAATTCTATAATGAACTGATGGCACACCATTCATCAAACTAACACAATCTTCACATAGGATGCATTCAAGCGGGAATGAACAAAGAGAGCAACAGACAAGGAAACAAACGAATCATCACATCACTTCCTCTTACTGGCCTTGTCTTTCCCACTGAAGAACACCGAACTCAACCCAAACAAATTCCCCGAAGGCACATTCAACACAGGATTAACCTTCATCCCGTTCCCCCTCCTCAGTGGCGGCTTCTGATAACTGCCACTGAAAgatgttgatgatgatgaagaagaagcttgGGATGGCTTCAATGGGGAAGAAAGGTTGGCATTCTTAAGAGACTGCTTCTTGCTGCTGGAATTGCTGTCACTGTTTTCCTTGGAGAATGTTGAGTTCTTCACGTAGGGAGCCGCGGACCCAGTCGAGTTGCTCCTTGACAGGAGAGGCAGAGGGCATATGCTCAGGCTTCTTCCATGGCCACTCCCAGAGTTCAAGCTCCTGCTCCTCTTGAACCTCCAGAAGGACTTGGACCCCGAACCCGAACCCAAACTTGGCTTTTCCTCTGCTTCAGTATTGATTACTCCACTCGAGCCGCCGCCCTGCTTCCTCGATTCATCTGGCATTGGATGATCCTTCCAGGCAGATGATGAAGCGCCGGTTGCCTTCTTCTTGATCTGGATCGGGAGGATTTTCCCATCTGAGAAGATCTCGTCCGCGGAAGAGGGCTCCTGATCAAGCGGGACGAAGTCGAAGTCGAAGCTCGAGTTGGGCCCCATGGAGTTCGACCGGAAGGGCCGGTGCTCTATGGGCAGGATGTCTGAGAGGGAGAGATCATGGGAGAATGAAATCCTTGGACTCATGCTTGAATTCTCCGAGCAGAGGTCGATTCCCATATTTTCCGTTAACAGTTCTGGAGAAATCCACTTAAACAAGATAGGTGAAAGAACATAAATCCTAGGATTCAGAGTTCATGCTGAATTAACCATATCTTTCTCAGTGAAGTTCTAGGACTCATACTAGGCCGCTGGAAAAATCCATAAGACATGTAAACAATCCTAGGAAAACAAATCAACCTTGGACTCAACATGGGAGAATCAACATGTGGGTTTCTTATGGAAGTTGAAGAGGGAGGATTGAATAGCTTGGGATTGTTAATGGACCAGTTTGCTCTGATTTCAGTGGCAAGCAGAAGGGAGATGTGAAGAGATTTGAAGGGAAGATTGAGTGGGGGAGTCTAGTTGAGTGGTTGCACTAAaggttcttctttttttttttttttttttggcctcaGGGACAAACAGCACAGCATGTCTCATTGAGGTGACCCCCTTCTACCTGTTTCGTCGTATAATTTCCTAGCTAGCtagagaaaataatttcagCCTCATGTTTCATTActtttaaaaaggaaaaaagattgaataattaattttcttttgttggtgTAAGTGTGATTTTTTATGGTATGGGCTTCCATTAATATCTTAAGTATCTAATACTTTATCGACACAAGATGTGACTATTGATGTCATGATAGTGTATCTTCCCTTCCATGTCCATTTTTTTTGTAGTAAAGTGAGAGATCAGTACGAACCGATGAATGTGGCTAGTTTGAAAATGAGATACGGTTGATAGAAAGGTTAATGATCGAGGAGATATCAGCACTGACATAATAAGCTATGACATGTAGTTGATATTCATAATGGAAGATGAGGATTGGAGAAGGACATTATTGGTCGGGAAAAAGTTTTGTCCAAATGACATATCAATCTAAAAGCAAATTGCTTGCAAATTCTCGAAGAGAGTGGGGACAAATTATGTTTATTTCACCGGTGTTTGTACTTCAAAATCCTAATAAATCTCTATCAAAATTAAAGACGAGATTGATCGGAGtaatcatattttatattttcagaaATATGATGAATTTCTTCGTGAATTGTGAAGTGCAGATGGACCACTCGTAGTCTCGTTTCCTGCGGACGAAGCCGATCTGAAAAATGAGATTGAGATTCCATTGCATCCTTTCTGATCATTCTCTGCACAATCCCTTGGCTCTGATCATCCCTACAGAGGGATCACTTTAAGGGCTGATTGTTGATAAGTCCTACAAAGCAAAAGTACCCCAAAGTTGGATGGGCCCAATGGCATAGGACTAATGCACCAAACTTTTGATCGTCCCCCCATATGTAATTCCTATCTTTTCCGTTGCCCCATCTCTAGCCACATGCCATGTGAATAGGTTCTCTTATTCTTTCGGGCGGTGGTTTTGAAGTAGACTTGTAAATTAGAGGTAATTCAAATGCTCTATATGTAGTGTAGGCAAAAAAAGTTCATATCTAATTAAGCATCTCAATCGAGAAGAGCTCGGCTCTCTTTTACGAAGTGGCTCTTCTCCATAGGTTCTGGGGACCAGCCGCGATTATTCAGGCAATACCGATAAAATGATTTGTTACATGTTGCTCAAGCATTTGAAAACGA is a genomic window containing:
- the LOC116202614 gene encoding uncharacterized protein LOC116202614 — protein: MGIDLCSENSSMSPRISFSHDLSLSDILPIEHRPFRSNSMGPNSSFDFDFVPLDQEPSSADEIFSDGKILPIQIKKKATGASSSAWKDHPMPDESRKQGGGSSGVINTEAEEKPSLGSGSGSKSFWRFKRSRSLNSGSGHGRSLSICPLPLLSRSNSTGSAAPYVKNSTFSKENSDSNSSSKKQSLKNANLSSPLKPSQASSSSSSTSFSGSYQKPPLRRGNGMKVNPVLNVPSGNLFGLSSVFFSGKDKASKRK